Genomic window (Xenopus laevis strain J_2021 chromosome 3S, Xenopus_laevis_v10.1, whole genome shotgun sequence):
GATTTACATTCTAATATATCTGCCATTTTGCTGCTAAGTTGCTCATCTTGGGTGGGTTCCTTCCCACATCGCCAGACAATCTTGTCCCCCTAATTTGTGGTTTAACTGATTACATTTTGTTACCCAGTATATTGGCGTGACCAGGAAGGAAGCATCTTTATGTTGTGTGACACAAAGACGACAacctcaggtcattgtgcctgattctgtgctTAGAGAGACCAGCACTTCACAACTGAATTACTTTctgatttttactatttttgacTCCTCAGTGTCACTGGTGGAGTCCTGACATGACTGagtaggacttggatttttactattgagtgctattctaatatctaccactaggggcatgggagcatttttagcaatgcggGTGCCAGGAAGCGGTTATCTTcccatcaggcctggactggcaaatgccagaggggctgctgttaaatgccatagacagtcactatttggtGGGCtagtaggggctgtttgggcctctgggaAGTTGAAATGGGCctatttttaatcccagtccagatctgcttcccagtgttctgttgataggcttctGGGCGAGTGGGTGgctatcactctaacttgcagcgcagtttatcagagcacatggctGAGTGCATCTGGGGAAAtaacatgtctagctccatgtcgcATTTCAAGATGAAAGCAATGGGGCTATTACTTGACTTCTGGTTCTAACAGGGAGTTATTTTCCTGCATTCCTTTATGGCATTCAGAGCTGGCTTGTGACTGATAAATGGTGCAGTTTTTTGATTGTTCAGAGAGAGGGATGTGGATTGGAGGTCTTCACGTCTGCTTTGTCTGTGACTCTGTAAAGGGAGCATGCTGCTGAGCCTGTACTTAGAAAGAAAGGTGGAGGTGGGGAGCTGCCAGGAAGGATGTTACTAGGGCTGCAACAGATCTGCAGACTTAGCCCTATGGTAATAATTATCTGAAATCCacatatgagagagagagagatctcaaGAGCTTTAGGATACTCTAGCTTTGCATCTTactaagtttacatttttagagaaaaatgctttttaattATAACACAAAGGTACAACACTTATCAGTGAGTtcataaaacaaaaactgttccTATTCTTACAAAGCACATGGggtgtatatatttttgttttcaattttgcCTTGCCTTCTAACTCACGCTATTTTTAAATCTTGTAATAGCTGTTGCTGCCAGAGCACCAAGGAAAACATTTGGGAGTAGTTCCAGTGGTTCCAATCATGATACTTCGCCAACTGGTAAAAAATGTGAGTAGTTTTAACACTTGTTGCCCTGCCAAAACACCAAATCGTTGAAGGTACAATATATGCTGATATAGGGATGTCTTACAGCAAATTTCTGTCTTGAGCACCCACTCTTCAAACAAACGTTCAATTgagtatttaaatttttttgttttgaggtCCACGTATGAGCCAGTTTGCTTGTTACTGAAGTATGAACATGCATATATTTGACCTGAACACTGTTGTAATACTCTGCCACTAGCcttagttcatttaaaggtgaagtagAAATCTTGGGGCAGAGacacttggggagattagttggccgacaacaaatctccttcttcggggtgacatctccctgaactgctttccggttgcctgaagtttcctcgtgaggcaacttcggaaaatgaagtgctccgagtgccttcTCACTGGCTATTTGCTTTCTATCCGGCAtgtaggcagtttggggagatttgtcaccgggcaactaatctcctcgaatctgaccatgtgtctttACCCTTAAAGGCcacctgttggctaaacataTTTTCCTCCACCACAGGTGCAGGCCTGAAATTCCGGTTGgggatatttttttaataaagtggcCCTGCCAGTACACTTGCACTGAGATGGAGTTTCTGGTGTGAGTGGCCATGTCATGCAGAGTTTCTGACTTCACGTGCATGATTAGCAAGTTGTGGCGTTCGATCattatgcatgtgccccaacatggccgcttgAACCAGGAGCTCCCTTCTGGTGTGGGTGTTatagggaaattaaaaaaacacaaaaaaaagtggttACTCTCCCCCCAACCTTTGCCCCCACCTTCGGTtgacaaaaataattttgccaaaCAGGTGCCCTATAAGGGCCAATTTACTgacaatcaaatttctatttttccaaaaaaaaaaaaacttggttttcctatttctttagttttgaaaattcaagatttatgaaaacctctaatacaaaaatttgccaggtaaagtTGTCAAGAGCCTACAGAAGTctgtgggagctgtgctgatcttattggacctctTTTTAATCAATGCTGACTTAGAGGTTTTGGGGCGTTTTCcccactaggaattgtctgaaaagatcaattttttttattttttgtttagaacaattttttttgctcatgctttttaaattctgATAGTTTAATAAGTTTCATAGTTTTAGAGCGGGCATTTAGTTATGGTTTAAAAAATTACTAAAATgagtgtttgttaaaaaaaaaagcctagttTTTAATAACTGCCAATATAATTAATACTGtgacagcaccacctgctggtcggtTCGTTTAAATGCATAGTCTTGTATACCTTTAGAAGGAAAacagaagtgttctgatgttttattagaaaaaaaaaaaaatcaaaagcctCAGATGCCCTTTCCCATCTCCTTCCCAGGCGGTGGAACATCAAAACtcttctgttttccttctgaaggtatatctGACTATATACATACATGAACTGACCAGGAGGTGGCATGGTTACAAAATTAATTCTAAGTTATTAAACTTAATAGCtctgaaatgggggggggggggaattattcAAGTTGTAGCTGTGAGAAGTGCTCAAACAATTTTACATTCAGATGTTTAAAAGGTATACTTATCTGTTAACAAAGTGTAATACCTTATTTAACGGGGCCGACAACTGTTACTCTTGCGCTGGAAAACAAATCCGGGAATTTAAGATTaatttattgtgtgtgtatatatatatatatactgagctGGCAATTGCTGGTCTTTTGTGACATTTGTTGACTTTTGATATACCTTTTATACAGtttatattctgtaaaatataacctattttaaagggaatgtcaacccaaagggaatgtcaaaaaaaaaaactttgcctaaTAAAGGAATGACAAATTCATCTAGGCGTTCATGAACAATGTATGCTTTCAGAAGACCACACTTATCATTACCCATAAAAATTCTGATCCATTCTATGCTGTGATACACTGCAGAATCTGATTTGAACAAAATTAGTGAACCATGCTTCATGTTCATGCTTGTTACACTTTGCTTTGGCATGTTCACAATGCATAGAGTCAATTGTTACTTATATGTATTTCTAGCTGAATGTAAATATGCAGGTGGAAATCCTGTATGTGTCAGACCAATTCCTACCTGGCAGAAAGGTATAGGAGACTTCTTTGGATCACCATCCACAAGTCAGCCTGAGAAGGAAAATAGAATTCCATCTGATGATGAGGAAGCTGGTGGCAGTGgtgcaggaaaaaaacccagaaagtaagttttgtagtttttatctcccccctcccccccaacaaATAGATTAAATTAAGCCTGATCTTGTAACATCTTTAATGCAGGTCCCGTCCTTTGCCACCAGATCCGTCTGAAGAAGCGGCCGATTCGGGTGATGAGTGAGACTATAATCTGGACTttgctttgtatatttgtaaataaaacatatagTCTAGGTTTTGTAAATAATTTGAGCTGTATCCAGACTAaccttgagggtttttttttttaataaaaaataaagcctgGACTAGAGCATtcatgctgcttttttttttttcttttttttttaaattttctttgctCATGTCTCTTCACTATTTCTCAACATTCAGATGGGTTGACTATAATTTGACTGAGAGAGTAAAGATGTtgggctttttttatttattttttaaatatctggaAGAATCCGGTATAAAGTTGAAACAATTTTCTGTACTACTCCTCTCCATCAGTCTCTTTCTTCGTTCTAACTTCATGCAAGGATTCTTGCTGACAGGTCTAaaggggctccctttcctagctgACTTaatagagctcattcaaataactgaaaacaaaataaaagacttTAAACATCTTGCATTTAGACAAGTTTTGTGTTAAAGAATGAGCgctaataattttatttttggaaagaagAGCCCATAGTGGCTAGAAAGTCCGAACCAGctagtgctttaaaaaaaaaaaattgaacaaggTTTGTAGACCATACTCCAGATGAAACCTACAAAAGATTTCAAGTAACGTTTATAGAGTGTAAGGCAAAAGCGAAAAGTGAATAATCATACTGTGCTATGAGATGCAGGATGTGGGCATGGCAAATCACAAACTTTTGCATAGTGAAACTGCAATGTGATTAATGTAAAATGCATTTGACGCCTACAATGTAAGTTGTGTGAGGCCGTAATATTTGTTGTGACTTTAAGCCACATTCAACTACTTTCAATACTTATGCAGCGAAGCTTGTAGACcacttatctaaaaaaaaaaaattaagcactttgttttaaaggaacagttcagtgtaaaaataaaaactggttaaaggctgtgcaaaataaaaaaggtttcttatataaaaataatgtaatgtataaaggctggagtaagcaGATGTtaaacaaaacactacttccAGCAGGCCCGTGAAGACCGGAAGAGGCTGGAGGGATGGGGCCATGACCGGGTGAGGAAGGGAAGGCAGGGCAAGGGATTGTGGGGGATGTAGTTTTTTCAGGAGGCGGCGGGAAATTGTGTAGGCAAAGGCAGGAGCGGGAAAATAGCCGGCGAACTTGTGTGTAAATGGCTGGGGCCTTTCCAATCCATTAAAGGTGTCCAGTTGTCCATTTAAGGGTAAAGGGGAAGTGTGTTCGGAAGAGGGTCCAAGACTTGACGATACTCAGgtcatgcttttcagctcttttaaGTTAATCAGCGACTTGAAGTCGTTGACTTGAGGAAAAAGCCTGCTATTGACAGTCTAAAAAGGAAAATCTCAAATTGTTAAAACTAGAGATTTCAAGTTTAGAGGCACCTGGAGTACATTTTCATCAAATCATGGAAGAGGTAGATGTAAATTGTGGTGGTCTAatttatacctgtactaaaaccaAGAACATGATGCTCTGCAGGATTCAGATGCATTTaaaattttctggccaaaatCTGCATGCTTTGACTGGTAGCAGTTTTCATTGAAATTATTAACATACTCCTTGTGGAATTTAGGTGTTTCTCCACCAGCTGAGAGAATGCCTCATCTGTCATAAGCTATTAAATTTGCTCATTATTTAGAGCCTCTGTTTACCTGCAGAGTACAGTTAGGTCTTTTATTGCTTTTGCACATGGCCGACCATTGATCAAATCTATGTGtgtgacaaatttgcccagtatggTTGGGTAAAACCAACTGCCCTCTGTGTCCAGTCCAAACTTGGACTTAACAAATCCTGGGTTTTCTTTGACAGGCACTGAGAGGGTGTCGGTATCGGTTTACATCCTTTCTTGTCATGGCTTCAGTTCACTTTAGGCAGCAAACTCCCCAGCCTGTTCACTGATCTTTAGTTTACAggtttaatatacagtatctgatcTCATTGCCTAGAAGCAGTTATACAAAACTGCCTTAGCTAAAATACAAAGCAATGACCCAATGTATGTTTAAAGGAATGTTTTTCAAAGTAGATTTGATCTTTGCATCATACATCGAAACCTCTTCAAAATCAAGAGTTCATGTAATGTATAATGTGCTATTCATCTTCTTGAGATTCGTTGGAGTACATGCACTTTAGTATTTGCATGCATTACCGCATAGCAACAAAGGGGTTAATGGACCCTATTCCTTTCTATTTGGACTGCACAGAACACTGCTAGGGACTTCTTAATCAGTTTACAAAAGGTGTATTCCATCTGCATCCGACAGCTGTGTCTGAACACTGCAACACCATTCGACATTGCTATGAtggtgatgttgctgcaaaccggaagcgAATGTGGGCCGGGAACAAAGAAAAagatagacaatataacataaggtaagaaatttagatgagacccacaacccgaccTGCATCTATATACACACCGCAAAACTCCTTCCCTTATTCTGCagggtacctgtttttttttttttgcaggtacctgacccactgcaggacatctttactgctaaagggctatagTTGCCTTGGGCCAAAAATGTGCACAACATTTTTGTGCTATTGGTTTGCTTGTTAAgctatagtttttttgtttttttttaaaggaacagtttatataaataagctacacagcagcttatttattttaacaatagtagtgtttcttaagcaaacacagcagttttaccagtgcagggcaacactgcattatatccattactttaaaacacttgttttttgatgttactgttcctttaagtgaaagtGTCCTAAAAAAGGGGGTGTCCAAAAACACTGGCATTCTTTGGTGTGCATTATGGATATGTACCCCAACACTACAGGTGCAGACTTTTCTTTAGTAACAACAGTTACATTCACATTTTTAGTGACTTTTTTAGCTATAAAAGGCTTCTGTGAGTATTGGCTCAGAGGCATGCAAAGATTTTAatttccttaaaggacatgtaaagcctacattttcctaccatgtatataagttgggcatatcttccccacccaagccacatcatttgtactgcatacaccccctccatttgccagcgccatcacattttcctaaaccAAATAGCTTTCACCCGGGAGCCATTTTCCCTTTGACACAtaatcagtaacattgacatctgcaaacaggacatgtattcTGTAAATTTTATGCAATGcatacacaggcacaacatactttaataaaaagttctgctggggctGCGAAATATAATGGgcaagctgagctcaggagaggtggttaggagaaaaaaaaaaaaataggataagATAGTTAgaatttctatgggaaccagtaatgctatctcttcattggctgttaaactggagggtgtgttaagtaatctgagctgagaagaactgagcatgctcatgagccaacagccaaagtaaattcctgagggaggggggcagagtaagttagaggagtagaaggaattCTATGTAATTAAGTGGAtgttgcagccttactgttaacctgtTAACATCCAGAGTGGCAGATATCTAAAATTTCAATGAGACTATTAACTACATTTTTGTGgtgagggtttacatgtcctttaaatgataactaaagaagtagctagaaaatgttgtacattatgttttgtgcttctgtagcccattaccagtaaagatctgtgtctccaaagatgccccagtagctccccatcttcttttctgctgattcactgcacatgctctgtgctgctgtcacttactgaggttgggaacccactcacaatatacagtacacggaatagaaatgtcacaatataaggctgattagtaagtaatacagataattactacatgcagcacagaaaccagtgcaaatagcatcaggatttaatcaaccctgtagcatcagcttttattacagacaaacctaattttctgctggataattagtgacaacccctaagtttagcttctcaacagctgctcagagcccactgagcatgtgagtgtcacagacactttccaagatggtgactccctgtgacaagtttgaagtcctggatcattgctgctattgacaagctgaaactttaggctggtgcaataagttcagtatataaaatatggcatagttctcctttaaatcatgtcTTCTAAAGATATTTAGTAGATCA
Coding sequences:
- the pclaf.S gene encoding PCNA-associated factor, which gives rise to MVRTKADCAGSSSGSYRKAVAARAPRKTFGSSSSGSNHDTSPTGKKSECKYAGGNPVCVRPIPTWQKGIGDFFGSPSTSQPEKENRIPSDDEEAGGSGAGKKPRKSRPLPPDPSEEAADSGDE